Below is a genomic region from Sediminitomix flava.
AAGTAGTAGGTCTTTGTGCTGACCTTACTGGGTCATTGAAAATGGACGCTTTTGCTAAAGAATTTCCAGAAAGATTCTTCCAAACAGGTATTGCAGAAGCTAATATGATTGGTATCGCTGCAGGTATGACAATTGGTGATAAAATTCCTTACACAGGTACTTTCGCTAACTTCTCTACTAGCCGTGTGTATGATCAAATCAGACAGTCGATTGCATACTCTAAGAAAAATGTAAAGGTATGTGCTTCTCACTCAGGTTTAACACTAGGTGAAGACGGTGCTACTCACCAAGTATTGGAAGACTTGGGTATGATGAAAATGCTTCCTCACATGGCTGTAATCAATACTTGTGATTACAATCAAACAAAAGAAGCTACGATCAAAATCGCTGATTATGATGGACCTGTTTACTTGCGTTTCGGACGTCCGAAAGTACCAGTATTTATGCCAGAAGGATCTTTCGAAATTGGTAAAGCAATCCAATTGAACGAAGGTTCTGATGTAACTATCATTGCAACTGGTCACTTGGTATGGGAAGCTATCCAAGCAGGTGAAATGTTGGCAGAAAAAGGTATTGAAGCTGATATCATCAATATCCACACAATCAAGCCTCTTGACACTGAAGCAATCTTGAAATCTGTGAAGAAAACAGGTTGTGTAGTTACTGCTGAAGAGCACCAAATTTTCGGTGGTCTTGGAGAAAGCGTGGCGGGTGTACTTTCAAGAGAATATCCAGCTCCAATCGAGATGATCGGTGTGAAAGATGTGTTCGGTGAGAGTGGTACTCCTGATGAATTGATGGAAAAATACGGTTTGAAAGCTGTTAACATCGTTGAATCAGTAGAAAACGTAATGAAAAGAAAGAATGCTTAATTAGTATTTTTCATTTCTATACAAAAAGAGTCATCCTGAATATTTCGGGATGACTCTTTTTTCATATTTATACTTTCTTAGAACATTAGTAGATGGACAAAAGAAATGAGTGTAACTATCCTTAGAGTTAACGAAGTGATCTAAGGATTTGTCTGTGAAAGCAAAAGTCTTTAGATTCGAAAAATCTGCTAAAATGTCGAGTATGAAGACTCTAATTCCCATTTCTTAATTCGAAGATGCTGCACTCGCTCACTTCGTTAACTCTTCGAATAGAATATCCATTTTCTTATGTCCTGGTCATTAAGTTCTGTGATATTCTGGAATAGCTAAAGTATCTAAGACCATATTGATATTATAGTAAGATTTATTCAGACGGTTTGTGAGAATGATCAAACAACTTTCTGATTCTGGGTAATGAACAAATAGTGTAGAAAACCCTTTCCACCATCCTGTATGATAGACTACCGTTTTGCCATCAGTAGTTTCATACAATCTATAGCCAAACCCGTAATTGTATTTTCCTCTTTTCTTCGGACTTCCTTTTTCAAATGCATCTGCTAAAATATCCTTCTGAATAATTGTACCATCCAATAAGGCTTTATCCCACAAGAACATATCGTATGCTGTTGAGTAAACACTTTTGTCACCCATTACGGTATCTAAGAAATAATCTCTATAAGGACGTCTTCTTGCCGTATAACCCTGTACAACTTTTTCTAATTGTTCTTTTGGGGTTTGAACAGATCTCGCAAAAGTATTTTTCATGCCTAAAGGCTCGAAAATTTCTTTCTTTAAGAAAACATCAAAAGGTAAACCGCTTACTTCTTCTACAATGGATGCCAAAACGATATACCCCGTATTGCTGTACAAGAAGCGACCATCAGGTTGTCCGTATTTATTTGGAGGGTCAGCGATTAGCATTTCCATGATTTCTTCATTGGAAACCACACTATCATGATGGTATGATTTAGGATAATATTCCTCAGCCTTATAGATATAGTTCGGAAGACCAGACCTGTGCGTAAGCAACTGTCTGATAGTTATACCTTCATAGGGGAAGTTCGGAATGTATTGCTGAATGGTATCTTCGTAAGCTAATAATCCTTTTTGTTTGAGCAACATGACAGATGCAGCCGTGAACTGCTTAGATACAGATGCCAACTGAAAAACATGGTCTTTCTGCATCTTTTCTTTCTTACTTGTATTTGCCCACCCAAAGGCCTCCTCATAAATTACTTGTCCTTTCTGAGCAGCTAAAATGACCCCATTGAAAGCATTATGTTTGGCTCTTCTTTGGAATATAGAATCAATGACATGCTCTTTCAAATCGAAGTTAAATGTCTCGATCAAGGCATTGATACTATCTTCAACACTCACATTTTCTCCTGCTGTTTCATGATATGTAGAATCAGAAGAAGCTGTAAGTACAGCTTGCGTTGGTTCGTCAGTAAAATGGGAGTAGCTGGTTATAATTATGATCACGGATAATATTCCGAGAAGTAAATTTCTTCGCATCACTTTTTCAATCTCTACAGTTGGTCTAATCGAAACACAAATATACAAAGGGACTTTTGTACTGGAAGGTTCTCTCTATTAAAGTTTGTTTTCTTTAGGTATTAAAAAGTGAGATTCTGTTAATGTCTTCGTAGTTTTACCCCGAATACAAACGAAACCAATATGAGTAAGCATTTATTAATCGTCAGTACATCTACAGTATACGGAAAGGGTTATCTTGGTTATATGGAAGAAGAGATTAAGAACTTCTTCGGAGAGAATAAGAACATTGTTTTTATTCCTTATGCACGACCAGGTGGCATTTCACATGATGAATATACTGAGATTGCTCGTAAGAAATTTGAAGAATTGGGGCTTTCAGTAAAAGGTATTCATGAGTTTGAAAACCCGAAAAAAGCAATAGCTGAAGCCGATGGCTTTTTTACAGGAGGTGGAAATACCTATGTGCTATTGAAGCAATTGTATGAAAATGGTTTGATTGAGCCCTTAAGAAATGCAGTAGAAAACGGTAAGCCATATATGGGAACAAGTGCTGGTTCTAACATTACGGGATTGAGCATTTGTACAACCAATGATATGCCAATTGTTTACCCTCCTTCATTCAAAGCTTTACAGCTAGTTCCTTTCAATATCAATCCACATTATCTTGATCCGAACCCAGATTCAAAACATATGGGAGAGACAAGAGAAACTAGAATTAAAGAATTTCATTTCTTCAATGATCAGCCTGTGGTAGGTATCCGTGAGGGAAGTTGGTTGGAAGTAATGGGAGAAGATGTAACTTTGTGCGGTGAATTGTCTGCTCGTATTTTTGAGCAAGGAAAAGAACCTTATGAGGTTCCGACAGGAAGTAAAATCAAATTTTAAGAACAAAGGAAATTATGTTTGATGAAAATATGATTGCTGCTCAGATCAAAAATGTGATCATGACAGCAGAAAGTGAAGACACAATCTCAATGCAAATCGGACAAGCAATGATGTTTTTGCAAGGAAGCGGAATGAGTCCAGAGCAAATTGCAGAGATCATTGGCA
It encodes:
- a CDS encoding serine hydrolase domain-containing protein, with the translated sequence MRRNLLLGILSVIIIITSYSHFTDEPTQAVLTASSDSTYHETAGENVSVEDSINALIETFNFDLKEHVIDSIFQRRAKHNAFNGVILAAQKGQVIYEEAFGWANTSKKEKMQKDHVFQLASVSKQFTAASVMLLKQKGLLAYEDTIQQYIPNFPYEGITIRQLLTHRSGLPNYIYKAEEYYPKSYHHDSVVSNEEIMEMLIADPPNKYGQPDGRFLYSNTGYIVLASIVEEVSGLPFDVFLKKEIFEPLGMKNTFARSVQTPKEQLEKVVQGYTARRRPYRDYFLDTVMGDKSVYSTAYDMFLWDKALLDGTIIQKDILADAFEKGSPKKRGKYNYGFGYRLYETTDGKTVVYHTGWWKGFSTLFVHYPESESCLIILTNRLNKSYYNINMVLDTLAIPEYHRT
- a CDS encoding transketolase family protein; translated protein: MKKYTYTEKKDTRSGFGDGLLEVAKKNDKVVGLCADLTGSLKMDAFAKEFPERFFQTGIAEANMIGIAAGMTIGDKIPYTGTFANFSTSRVYDQIRQSIAYSKKNVKVCASHSGLTLGEDGATHQVLEDLGMMKMLPHMAVINTCDYNQTKEATIKIADYDGPVYLRFGRPKVPVFMPEGSFEIGKAIQLNEGSDVTIIATGHLVWEAIQAGEMLAEKGIEADIINIHTIKPLDTEAILKSVKKTGCVVTAEEHQIFGGLGESVAGVLSREYPAPIEMIGVKDVFGESGTPDELMEKYGLKAVNIVESVENVMKRKNA
- the pepE gene encoding dipeptidase PepE encodes the protein MSKHLLIVSTSTVYGKGYLGYMEEEIKNFFGENKNIVFIPYARPGGISHDEYTEIARKKFEELGLSVKGIHEFENPKKAIAEADGFFTGGGNTYVLLKQLYENGLIEPLRNAVENGKPYMGTSAGSNITGLSICTTNDMPIVYPPSFKALQLVPFNINPHYLDPNPDSKHMGETRETRIKEFHFFNDQPVVGIREGSWLEVMGEDVTLCGELSARIFEQGKEPYEVPTGSKIKF